In Shinella sp. XGS7, a single genomic region encodes these proteins:
- a CDS encoding GNAT family N-acetyltransferase: MHPDTAVRLAAPLITPRLALEPQNAGHAEAFHLALLGDEALYQWISMDRPASLESLSRHWLALAQRGYRAPDGLHAWPTWAVRRQHDGALIGRVDAEVLAAEDDEGGSTLLASNLGFYFFSPFWGLGYASEAAAAALAHLAACGVRRCAATVTVGNHASGRVLRKIGFRLHRILPGNDVIRGVAMDDEEYVWEAVQA; the protein is encoded by the coding sequence ATGCACCCCGACACCGCCGTCCGACTCGCTGCCCCCCTGATTACGCCCCGGCTCGCGCTGGAGCCCCAGAACGCGGGCCATGCCGAGGCCTTCCATCTCGCCCTGCTCGGCGACGAGGCCCTGTACCAATGGATCTCCATGGACCGGCCTGCCAGCCTGGAGAGCCTGAGCCGGCACTGGCTGGCGCTGGCGCAGCGGGGCTACCGCGCGCCCGACGGCCTGCATGCCTGGCCCACCTGGGCGGTGCGCCGTCAGCACGATGGCGCCCTGATCGGCCGTGTCGATGCCGAGGTGCTCGCGGCCGAGGACGACGAGGGCGGCAGCACCCTGCTGGCCAGCAATCTGGGCTTCTACTTCTTCAGCCCCTTCTGGGGCCTGGGCTATGCCAGCGAGGCCGCCGCCGCGGCCCTGGCCCATCTGGCCGCCTGCGGCGTGCGGCGCTGCGCCGCCACCGTGACCGTGGGCAACCACGCCTCGGGCCGTGTGCTGCGCAAGATCGGCTTTCGCCTGCATCGCATCCTGCCCGGCAACGATGTGATCCGTGGCGTGGCCATGGATGATGAGGAATATGTCTGGGAGGCGGTGCAGGCCTGA
- a CDS encoding VOC family protein yields the protein MLLKFSHIDVLVHELEAACAYYRDLFAAEVSATQIWERDGLHVRYAIVRLPEAGGRRERFMLVQPIAGNLRELLERQGEGCIYRHCYSTPDIELAYDTLLARGVQPEDELGRPLARERLSTPSGARILWLPKRFGQFSIELLQEDELERFIAQAFGETGHA from the coding sequence ATGCTTCTGAAGTTCAGTCATATCGACGTGCTGGTCCACGAGCTGGAGGCCGCCTGCGCCTACTACCGCGATCTCTTCGCCGCCGAGGTCTCCGCCACCCAGATCTGGGAACGCGACGGCCTGCATGTGCGCTACGCCATCGTGCGCCTGCCCGAGGCCGGGGGCCGGCGCGAGCGTTTCATGCTGGTCCAGCCCATCGCCGGCAATCTGCGCGAGCTGCTGGAGCGCCAGGGCGAGGGCTGCATCTACCGCCACTGCTACAGCACGCCCGATATCGAGCTGGCCTACGACACCCTGCTGGCCCGCGGCGTGCAGCCCGAGGACGAGCTGGGCCGGCCGCTGGCGCGCGAACGCCTGAGCACGCCCAGCGGCGCGCGCATCCTCTGGCTGCCCAAGCGCTTCGGGCAGTTCTCCATCGAGCTGCTGCAGGAGGATGAACTGGAGCGCTTCATCGCCCAGGCCTTTGGCGAGACCGGCCACGCCTGA
- a CDS encoding DUF1801 domain-containing protein, protein MPVTPGRDAVALQIDQRLAELADWRGALLARLRALILAADPAVLEEWKWNVPVWSCAGILCTGESYKKAVKLTFPQGASLPDPKGLFNASLEGKVRRAIDFAEGAPLDEAAFTALIRAAIALNRSKA, encoded by the coding sequence ATGCCCGTCACACCCGGTCGTGATGCCGTCGCCCTGCAGATCGATCAGCGCCTGGCCGAGCTGGCCGACTGGCGCGGCGCTCTGCTGGCTCGGCTGCGCGCCCTGATCCTTGCGGCCGATCCGGCCGTGCTGGAGGAGTGGAAGTGGAACGTGCCGGTCTGGTCCTGCGCCGGCATCCTCTGCACCGGCGAGAGCTACAAGAAGGCGGTCAAGCTGACCTTTCCCCAGGGCGCGTCCCTGCCCGACCCCAAGGGCCTGTTCAACGCCAGCCTGGAGGGCAAGGTGCGGCGCGCCATCGACTTTGCGGAAGGCGCGCCCCTCGACGAGGCGGCCTTCACGGCCCTGATCCGGGCCGCCATTGCCTTGAACCGCAGCAAGGCCTGA
- a CDS encoding antibiotic biosynthesis monooxygenase, giving the protein MYSSTFIFAPGEYDAEFHALDASIAEAARAIPGYLGEESWEDPARGRISNVYYWASMEALQALMQHPAHLRAKQAQARWLKGYQVLVAQVLASYGDGGLPDHPLAGHAIRPKAVAA; this is encoded by the coding sequence ATGTACAGCTCCACCTTCATCTTCGCCCCTGGCGAGTACGACGCCGAGTTTCACGCCCTGGATGCCTCGATCGCCGAGGCGGCGCGCGCCATTCCCGGCTATCTGGGCGAGGAGAGCTGGGAAGACCCGGCGCGCGGCCGGATCAGCAATGTCTATTACTGGGCCTCCATGGAAGCTCTGCAGGCCCTGATGCAGCACCCTGCCCATCTGCGCGCCAAGCAGGCCCAGGCGCGCTGGCTCAAGGGCTACCAGGTGCTGGTGGCCCAGGTGCTGGCCAGCTATGGCGATGGCGGCCTGCCGGACCACCCCCTGGCCGGCCACGCCATCCGTCCCAAGGCCGTCGCGGCCTGA
- a CDS encoding nucleotidyltransferase family protein yields MNPAQQHATLITLARRSPWLMEALAAVRELGLGDWCIGAGAIRNLVWDALHGHAQPSALSDVDVAVFEPLAPGPAAEQLARAQARDAQLQARLQARRPGLPWELTNQAAVHLWFEDCFGHAVAPLGSLEEAVASWPEYATAVGLRLAADGTLQVIAPLGLDDLFAMRVRRNPRRVSLATYARRVASKRYAERWPRVQVLPAD; encoded by the coding sequence ATGAATCCCGCCCAGCAGCACGCCACCCTCATCACCCTCGCCCGCCGCAGCCCCTGGCTGATGGAGGCCCTGGCTGCGGTGCGCGAGCTGGGCCTGGGCGACTGGTGCATAGGCGCGGGTGCCATCCGCAATCTGGTCTGGGACGCGCTGCATGGCCATGCCCAGCCCTCGGCGCTCAGCGATGTGGATGTGGCGGTCTTCGAGCCCCTGGCGCCGGGGCCGGCGGCCGAGCAGCTGGCGCGGGCCCAGGCGCGCGATGCGCAGCTGCAGGCGCGGCTCCAGGCCCGCCGGCCCGGCCTGCCCTGGGAGCTGACCAACCAGGCCGCGGTGCACCTCTGGTTCGAGGACTGCTTCGGCCATGCGGTGGCGCCGCTGGGCTCGCTGGAAGAGGCGGTGGCCAGCTGGCCCGAGTACGCCACGGCCGTGGGCCTGCGCCTGGCGGCCGATGGGACCCTGCAGGTGATCGCCCCCCTGGGCCTGGACGATCTCTTCGCAATGCGGGTGCGGCGCAACCCGCGCCGGGTGAGTCTGGCGACCTATGCCCGGCGCGTGGCCAGCAAGCGCTATGCTGAACGCTGGCCCCGGGTCCAGGTCTTGCCTGCCGACTGA
- a CDS encoding pitrilysin family protein, producing the protein MKSATAAHPLPALTAAQAAAPLVAALPNGLRVLAIPMPWRATVSLSVFVRTGSLHETSARLNGISHVVEHMAFKGTATRDCQRINLDAEALGADMNAHTDKDHTAFHLEGLPEDLPAFVDLLADIVLNPSFPEEELERERGVITQEFSEYEDDPVSQAFQLFDRACFGARHPAGRPIIGTRANIQRFSRADLLGYVQRQYSASNVVVALAGPLDERDFERRLLPLVSAAFGAMPTGQPNTIDHPAWQGGLRQRRLAGSGQCQLVMGFAAPRLSEDESHLPHVLAAALLGEGMSSPLLDEIRERRGLAYQVGCVADILPHAGQFVIDAATAPAQGLELIEAVEALLRRLAEAARPDPVALERARRQLALRALRALEQPARRMEAAALDLFSFGRLRRPQDWLERLQSVSAAEVQAVFAGLHGGGPATQPAAVALAGSVPTRLRERAAELFRLDAQAA; encoded by the coding sequence TTGAAGTCCGCCACCGCCGCTCACCCGCTTCCCGCCCTCACCGCCGCCCAGGCCGCCGCGCCCCTGGTGGCCGCCCTGCCCAACGGCCTGCGCGTGCTGGCCATTCCCATGCCCTGGCGGGCCACGGTCTCGCTGAGCGTGTTCGTGCGCACGGGCAGCCTGCACGAGACGTCGGCGCGGCTCAATGGCATCAGCCATGTGGTGGAGCACATGGCCTTCAAGGGCACGGCCACGCGCGACTGCCAGCGCATCAATCTGGATGCCGAGGCCCTGGGCGCGGACATGAACGCCCACACCGACAAGGACCACACGGCCTTCCACCTGGAAGGCCTGCCCGAGGACCTGCCGGCCTTTGTGGACCTGCTGGCCGATATCGTGCTCAACCCCAGCTTCCCCGAGGAGGAGCTGGAGCGCGAGCGCGGCGTGATCACCCAGGAGTTCAGCGAGTACGAGGACGACCCGGTCTCCCAGGCCTTCCAGCTCTTCGACCGCGCCTGCTTCGGCGCCCGCCATCCGGCGGGGCGGCCCATCATCGGCACGCGGGCCAATATCCAGCGCTTCTCGCGCGCCGATCTGCTGGGCTATGTGCAGCGCCAGTACAGCGCCAGCAATGTGGTGGTGGCCTTGGCCGGCCCGCTGGACGAGCGCGATTTCGAGCGTCGCCTGCTGCCCCTGGTGAGCGCGGCCTTCGGCGCCATGCCTACGGGCCAGCCCAACACCATCGACCACCCCGCCTGGCAGGGCGGCCTGCGCCAGCGCCGTCTGGCCGGCAGCGGCCAGTGCCAGCTGGTGATGGGCTTTGCCGCCCCGCGCCTGAGCGAGGACGAGTCCCACCTGCCCCATGTGCTGGCCGCCGCCCTGCTGGGCGAGGGCATGAGTTCGCCCCTGCTGGACGAGATCCGCGAGCGCCGCGGCCTAGCCTACCAGGTGGGCTGCGTGGCCGACATCCTGCCCCATGCGGGCCAGTTCGTGATCGACGCCGCCACCGCCCCGGCCCAGGGCCTGGAGCTGATCGAGGCGGTGGAGGCCCTGCTGCGCCGCCTGGCCGAGGCCGCGCGCCCCGACCCCGTGGCCCTGGAGCGGGCGCGCCGCCAGCTGGCACTGAGGGCTCTGCGCGCCCTGGAGCAGCCTGCCCGGCGCATGGAGGCCGCGGCCCTGGACCTGTTCAGCTTCGGCCGCCTGCGCCGCCCGCAGGACTGGCTGGAGCGCCTGCAGAGCGTGAGCGCGGCCGAGGTGCAGGCGGTGTTTGCCGGCCTGCATGGCGGCGGTCCGGCCACCCAGCCCGCCGCCGTGGCCCTGGCTGGCAGCGTGCCCACCCGGCTGCGCGAGCGCGCGGCCGAGCTGTTCCGCCTGGACGCGCAGGCCGCATGA
- a CDS encoding ATP-binding cassette domain-containing protein gives MSDAPLLQLSALTVPGSRCGPLDLALRPGLSLVSGGEGCGKSRLLRLLAEAAAAQGLSHCLPQPLDPAQDETLARDWLAAQQSAHGPHWREPLAGELVQALALDEHLDKRLFMLSAGSRRKLGLVAAAASDARLTLLDQPYAALDARSARLLSELLAEAAQDPHRAWVLADYALPAALQDLALAARISLGGEDG, from the coding sequence ATGAGCGACGCCCCCCTGCTGCAGCTCAGCGCCCTGACGGTGCCCGGCAGCCGCTGCGGCCCGCTCGACCTGGCACTGCGCCCCGGCCTGAGCCTGGTGAGCGGCGGCGAGGGCTGCGGCAAGAGCCGCCTGCTGCGCCTGCTGGCCGAGGCCGCCGCAGCCCAGGGCCTGAGCCACTGCCTGCCCCAGCCCCTGGACCCGGCACAGGACGAAACCCTGGCCCGCGACTGGCTGGCGGCGCAGCAGTCTGCGCACGGCCCCCATTGGCGGGAGCCGCTGGCGGGCGAGCTGGTCCAGGCCCTGGCGCTGGATGAACACCTGGACAAGCGCCTCTTCATGCTCTCGGCCGGCAGCCGGCGCAAGCTGGGCCTGGTGGCGGCAGCAGCCAGCGATGCGCGGCTGACCCTGCTGGACCAGCCCTATGCCGCCCTGGACGCGCGCTCGGCCCGCCTGCTCAGCGAGCTGCTGGCGGAGGCCGCGCAAGACCCGCACCGCGCCTGGGTGTTGGCCGACTACGCCCTGCCCGCGGCCTTGCAGGATCTGGCCCTGGCCGCCCGCATCAGCCTGGGGGGCGAGGACGGGTAG
- a CDS encoding kelch repeat-containing protein — translation MLEPGGGASLRRHEHFHLDIPLPPSPRPGPAAGATGLQAQSAATAWSRAPDLPVAVQEIYPAVHGGRIYVAGGVSSELPAAQGHVSAALQVFDPALQRWSLGPELPVPRHHAQLISVAQRLYLFGGFERCAGGDWCATDSVLRLDEAAGRWETVGRLPLPLTESSLLAEGPRVHLLGGRSPRGAANAQWGDHEDRAEHLVYDTRDGRSRRLPRLPERKSSTAAVRLDDGWLYLVGGREAQGANSTTLHAFDPLHGRWQALPPSPQAQAAHASVALGTRLCSFGGEYADAQGAGVLDLVQCYDSYRQGWQQPLRLPEARHGLGAVLLGDWLYVIGGAARPGLAATRARVDRLPRAAL, via the coding sequence TTGTTGGAGCCGGGAGGCGGTGCTAGCCTGCGCCGCCATGAGCACTTCCACCTCGACATTCCGCTGCCGCCCTCTCCTCGCCCTGGCCCTGCTGCTGGGGCCACCGGCCTGCAGGCCCAGTCGGCCGCCACGGCCTGGAGCCGGGCGCCCGATCTGCCCGTGGCGGTGCAGGAGATCTACCCGGCCGTGCATGGCGGCCGCATCTATGTGGCCGGTGGCGTGAGCAGCGAGCTGCCGGCCGCGCAAGGCCATGTCAGCGCGGCGCTGCAGGTCTTCGATCCGGCCTTGCAGCGCTGGAGCCTGGGCCCCGAGCTGCCCGTGCCCCGTCACCATGCCCAGCTGATCAGCGTGGCGCAGCGCCTCTACCTCTTCGGCGGCTTCGAGCGTTGCGCGGGCGGCGACTGGTGCGCTACGGACAGTGTGCTGCGCCTGGACGAGGCGGCCGGCCGCTGGGAGACGGTGGGCCGCCTGCCCCTGCCGCTCACCGAGTCCAGCCTGCTGGCCGAAGGGCCGAGGGTGCATCTGCTGGGCGGTCGCAGCCCGCGTGGCGCGGCCAATGCGCAATGGGGCGATCACGAAGACCGCGCCGAGCACCTGGTCTACGACACCCGTGACGGCCGCAGCCGGCGTCTGCCCCGGCTGCCCGAGCGCAAGAGCAGCACGGCCGCCGTGCGCTTGGACGATGGCTGGCTCTATCTGGTGGGAGGGCGCGAAGCGCAGGGCGCCAACAGCACGACCCTGCATGCCTTCGATCCCCTGCACGGGCGCTGGCAGGCCCTGCCGCCCAGCCCCCAGGCTCAGGCCGCCCATGCCAGCGTGGCCCTGGGCACGCGGCTGTGCAGCTTCGGCGGCGAGTACGCCGATGCGCAGGGAGCCGGCGTGCTGGACCTGGTGCAGTGCTATGACAGCTACAGGCAAGGCTGGCAGCAGCCCCTGCGCCTGCCCGAGGCCCGCCACGGTCTGGGCGCGGTGCTGCTGGGCGACTGGCTCTATGTGATCGGCGGTGCGGCGCGGCCGGGCCTGGCCGCCACCCGCGCGCGGGTGGACCGGCTGCCGCGTGCGGCGCTCTGA
- a CDS encoding response regulator transcription factor yields MQQTTVKLPMVYLVDDEDVVRDALAWLLRSRRLLSEGFPSAEAFEAMLDARPGQGAGWPDAPSCLLLDVRMPGMSGLALFERLIERGLAASLPVIFLTGHGDVPTAVAAVKRGAFDFVEKPFSDNALVDRVEQALALSAQAIAARSQRGQLSQRMGELTEREREVMGLVIQGLPNKLIADQLNISVRTVEVHRARVFEKMNVKSAVELSNLLRQPG; encoded by the coding sequence ATGCAACAGACAACGGTCAAGCTGCCGATGGTGTACCTCGTCGATGACGAGGACGTGGTGCGCGACGCCCTGGCCTGGCTGCTGCGCTCGCGCCGCCTGCTCTCCGAGGGCTTCCCCAGCGCCGAGGCCTTCGAGGCCATGCTCGATGCCCGCCCCGGTCAGGGCGCGGGCTGGCCCGATGCGCCCAGCTGCCTGCTGCTGGACGTGCGCATGCCCGGCATGAGCGGCCTGGCCCTGTTCGAGCGCCTGATCGAGCGCGGCCTGGCCGCCTCCCTGCCCGTGATCTTCCTGACCGGCCATGGCGATGTGCCCACGGCTGTGGCCGCGGTCAAGCGCGGCGCGTTCGACTTCGTGGAGAAGCCCTTCTCCGACAACGCCCTGGTGGACCGGGTGGAGCAGGCCCTGGCCCTCAGCGCCCAGGCCATCGCGGCCCGTTCCCAGCGCGGCCAGCTGAGTCAGCGCATGGGCGAGCTCACCGAGCGCGAGCGCGAGGTCATGGGCCTGGTGATCCAGGGCCTGCCCAACAAGCTGATTGCCGACCAGCTCAATATCAGCGTGCGCACCGTCGAGGTCCACCGCGCGCGGGTGTTCGAGAAGATGAACGTCAAGTCTGCGGTGGAGCTGTCCAATCTGCTGCGCCAGCCGGGCTGA